The Cloacibacillus sp. genomic interval GTATCTCCTCGTGCCGCAGCCCCGAGAAACATTCGTCAAGAAGCAGCAGCCTTGGATGCAGCGCCATAGCGCGCGCTATCTCCAGCTTGCGCAGGTTGCCAAGAGGCAGAAGCCCCGCGCGCATCTGAGCCTCGTCCTTCAGCCCGACCATTTCAAGTATTGAAGTAGCCTCGTCGCGCGTCTTTTTCGTGTTCCACGGAGCGAGCGCGCGGAAAAAGTGCGAGTAAATGGGCATCCCGAGCGCGATTATAACGTTGTCGATGACGGATAGGCCCGAAAAAGGCTTCACCACCTGAAAGGTGCGTCCCACGCCCATAGCCGCCATCTTGTGCGGCGGAAGCCCGTCCGTGCGCACGTCGTCGATGCGTATCTCGCCCGCGGTAGGCTTGTAGACGCCCGATATCATATTGAAGCAGGTCGTCTTTCCCGCGCCGTTCGGCCCGAGTAGCCCCAGTATCTCGCCGCTGTATATGTCGAAACTTACCTTATCGACGGCCTTCAGACCGCCGAAGTGTATCGAAAGATCTTTTACGGAGACAAGCGGACGCGCCATTATGCCCCCTCCTTTTTATGCTTCAGCAGGTTCTTGATGGAAAGCATCGTAGAGCCGCCCAGCAGTCCGCCAGGCATGAAGCGTATCATAAGCAGCAGGATGGCCGCGTAGAGGAACATGCGGTAATCGACGAGCGGCCTGAAAAGCTCCGGCAGAATGCCAAGCACGACGGCCCCAAGCAGCGGCCCCCAGAAAGTGCCAAGGCCGCCCGCCACGACGATGGAAAGCAGCGTCACCGAGAAGGGGAACGAGAAAGAATCTGCGCTTATGAACTTCATATAATGCGCGTAAAGCGCTCCCGCAAGCCCCGCTATGACAGTGCCAAGCACGAAGGCCGTGAGCTTTGCGCGCACAGGCGAGACGCCCATGCTCGATGCCGCCGTCTCGTCCTCACGCACGGCGAAGCAGGAAAGCCCCGTCCACGAGCGCCGGAAAAAGAGACAGACCGCCATCACAACCACAAGCGCCGCCACGCAGAGCGCGAAGTAGCCGCCCGTCTTCAGCCGTTCGCCGAAAAAGCGCACCGACGGGATGCCCCCTATGCCAAGCGCGCCGCCAAGAAACGGCGTATACTGAAAGACCGCCACCACGATGAAGTTTATGCCGATAGTCGTGATCGCAAGAAAATCCTCCTTGACGCGAAGGCTCGGCAGCCCGCAAAGCAGCCCGATAACGCCGGTGATGAGAAGCGCTATCGGCAGCGACTGCCAGAAAGTAAGCCCGCCCACCGTCGTCAGCATCGCGCTC includes:
- a CDS encoding branched-chain amino acid ABC transporter permease, producing MDSYILNVGTQIIIQAIAAYGLNVIVGNAGQISLGHAAFVGIGAYSSAMLTTVGGLTFWQSLPIALLITGVIGLLCGLPSLRVKEDFLAITTIGINFIVVAVFQYTPFLGGALGIGGIPSVRFFGERLKTGGYFALCVAALVVVMAVCLFFRRSWTGLSCFAVREDETAASSMGVSPVRAKLTAFVLGTVIAGLAGALYAHYMKFISADSFSFPFSVTLLSIVVAGGLGTFWGPLLGAVVLGILPELFRPLVDYRMFLYAAILLLMIRFMPGGLLGGSTMLSIKNLLKHKKEGA
- a CDS encoding ABC transporter ATP-binding protein, with the translated sequence MARPLVSVKDLSIHFGGLKAVDKVSFDIYSGEILGLLGPNGAGKTTCFNMISGVYKPTAGEIRIDDVRTDGLPPHKMAAMGVGRTFQVVKPFSGLSVIDNVIIALGMPIYSHFFRALAPWNTKKTRDEATSILEMVGLKDEAQMRAGLLPLGNLRKLEIARAMALHPRLLLLDECFSGLRHEEIRVIEELIRSIQDKGVAILLIEHNMKVAMGLSQRIVVLNHGQMLAEGTPDEITKNPAVIEAYLGKGGAGDAA